The genomic window CATTCACTGcattcctttaaaataaaaacagatgaaatataatacaaataaaacacgAGTTATATGTTATTCTACAACAACATATCCATCTGGAGTAGTGAAACATTAAAGTACGGCAAGGCTGCATTGCTTTAGTATGCTAACATGCTAAAGCTAATCGGCTAACAAAGGAACCGCAGGTAACGCAGTATGTTAAGTCGTAAGAATGATATAATATGCCCTGTATGGGTTATATTGcgtaaaatattaaaactatgTGCATAAACTGCTGTTTAGTTTAAAATCCATCGGATTTTAAATTCAACGCgattttcttacattttcatgaccTAACGTTACATGCACCGAACCACATTTCCACAGACGAGCACTGATTTTCTGCAAGATAATcatgaaagataaaaaaatattcttcaAAACGTATTTGGTAACGTTGCATATATAACGTTACCAAGAAAAACATAGAAAACGTAACGTTAACGGTATTAATGTGTAACATTACCCTTGGCCTGGTTTCTCTGGTTTAGCCTCAGTCGACATTTTGCCTTCGGACATTGTGTCTTTTTCTCCCTTCTTCAGATAAAACTTCTCCGACCCAGTCGTTCGACTTGGTCTATATGAAGATGAAAACGAAGTTAACGTCGAAAAATATCGAGGACTGAGGGTCGGTTGTGATTTTCTTCCTTGTTAGCGTTTGATGTAACGTTACGTGCTCGCCTGTTGCCGGGTGAAATGGCGACGACGCAGCTCTAGCGAAATTGATATTTGAAGAGAAGAGGGGCGTGATGGGAAATGACGTGACGCAATCACGCTTAAATCGCTGAGCGACGTGAAAATGGACGTAAAAccaatgaagagtttattttattttatttgaagagttcatttacaaaaacagctgttcaaaaataaagttgtttttctcgtgttttattgtgttagttagctgtattttgtgAGTTACagctaacaaaacaaaacccaactGCATTTTgcttgatattaattggaatgcacgaataaaaaaacatgattttagtgaggtttttttttaaacagttatctgtttttgaaaataaactcGTCATCTGTTAATTCTATTTGTCAAATTTCACAAGATactcaaaatacattttctctgttgtttttacaatttaagaaTTGTGTTTTCACCATTCAATGCACCACTAATAGAAAAGCGTTTAAAACTGTGCATCTAAATGCTCAATTTGTAAAattattgaatattttaaattgaaattttTCTCTtggtatacattttgtttttttccgtTTTTGCCTTGCTACCCCAGCTGTAAGATGTATGTTGTTCTGTTTctttaagcaaaataaaaaaaataacatttgaaaaaataacaTCAAGTACTAACGATAATTTAATTCGTAAAGAGAAAGGGAGGCAATTCTTTCATTCTGATTTTAGCCTGTAAGATTGTTATATCAATATTTTCTATTTTAGTATCCTAAGCTTCAGCTTTAAAAGGTCATGCTGTTTACTAAATGACTTTGAACTTTTGGAAATAAAAACGTACAATTTCACAAATCCAGAGCATCGTTTTTAATTTGCTTTGCACACTTTTCTTGGCCGGTTTCAAGCACCAACATATTTTGGTGAGGACATTACAAACACCATTCGTTTAGCCACTGCACAACATAAACATTGTAGTATCTCAACTGTTTTGAGTGATAAAGCCCCTGTGCCTGatgaataaactaaataaaaatagctaaatgatacatacagtatgaatacattaaaacacactgGTAAAATTAGAAATATTGAAACTGAACAACAAACTATGTATACATTAAGTTTATCCAGACAAAGAGACTGCTTTCAAATATAAACATCTCTCTTcaacaaaaacagcaaaaaaactTGAATCCTCTCAAAAATCTAAAATGGAAACATTTCCATCCTACATTTCTGAAAGcgtcatttatttaaataaaaaataaagcatgcaTTTGAACAGGTTTCGTTTGGACAGGTTTACTTCTATGAACAACATCATTTAAACAGCTGAGCTGCTCTAGCAGGGTTGCATATTATAGCCAGCTCATCCACATCCACTGCAAATTgaccaataataaaaaaacaatattgagTTAAAAAATGAGTTCAACATTGTCCCTCTCCTCCTATAATTCTGAAATCCTTCATATGCAACAACATCTACATCTATGTTAATATCATACATGTATTGTTAAGGTTATAGGTAAGAAttgcattgtaatattttcGAAATTGCACGCTCGACATTGTAAAATAACCAGGAAATGACACAAAAAGGTGAAAAAAGCAGGTGGAAGCGCaacaatgagagagagagagagagagagagagagatttcctaAAGGTAGCGGTGAGCCTGCAAAGTTGCCCTTGTTGTTAATCCAAGACCACTAGGTTTGAGATCAGCACAAAAAgagaaactttttttaaaacactgaGCAATGAGAACCCCAAAACCAAATATTGAAATCACAACAAATAATGCcattgttattttgtatatctatTGCACAACTTTCTCCCATACAAAAAGAATGTCGTCTTCAAAGAGAACCCATTTAGAGaggaaaaacatcatttttttctccACAATTTGCATTCAAGTTTTTTGATTAAATCAGGTCGGGTCGTGGATGAATTTGAAAACGTTTGCACATTTGAATTCCACCTACAGAAGCACCTTTTTGTTTGAAACTCATTTGTTAGCGGACTACGAGCATCAGGCCAATCGTGACAAAAGCAATCTGCGAATAATTCAGACATTCATGGGCCTGTTTGCTCCACACACAGAACCCTGGATCTAGAACACACAACACTTTTAAGAACAGAGACGTTTAGTCAGTGTATctacacatttacatttgataCTAAAATTTACAATTAAAGAGTTTATCTGGACCTTCATATCATAGGTAGCTATATCACGAATAGAAACAGTTTCAATTCAGTTGTTTACTCACCCGTATGTCTGTccaaactgtttttatttttggggaacacaaaaggagaaccTTTGAACTCATGTCACTTAtccaaaaatatttaatgtctTCCAAAGCcatctttttttgtcacaacaGTCGTTGTATAGAAATCAGCACCGTAATGATTCTTCCTCAGTGTTCCTCAATAAAAACAACGTTTGGGTTTTAAGCAACATTGGAGGGAATAAATAACCAAATCTAAACATCtgtaggtgaactgttcctgtaACTATACAGGCAACATTTCTGCGGTTTTGGCGAACAGTGGCGGATGTGCAACTATTACACGACTGCATATACCAAATAATCATACTTTCAGACTTCatcaaaagaaatgaaaagcTCTAATAGTTGTCAATGTTTCCCATGTTATTCTTGCGCAGATGCACAGCTTGCCAGATACTTGATACCGTAGTGTCATTTATAGATGCGGAGGTTCATTACCATACAGGCGATAACGTTTAGCTTCACACGgttactttttcttctgtggtttGACCTTCTGCGTCTTCCACAAGGTAAATTGCTACAAAATCCCAAATACGCCATCTTCAGTCTCCACCATATGATACTGCCAAAACTGAATAACCAGCATACTgtaaaacatatactgtaaacacaaacagacatTCTTCTTGAAAAAAAGTAGTTTAAACGTGATCTGAGAAGATAATAAATCGTAGAGGTCAATGTATTTTTGATCCCGAAAGCATGTATCTACATTTGATCCGCTCACATCTAGGCTACGTTGTCGGAAAGGGCTACGACTTTTAGGAGCCTTGCATGCTGTTTGACGTTGTTTGGAGATCATTCGTATCGAAAAAGCAACTTCGGATCCACTTGCAAAATCTTCACGCTAAACAGTCGCCAGTTTGATGAGActttttacatacagtagaaATTGTCATGCGTCTAAAGGTCAGCGTTATATTGCGCGTTCGGTTCGTCTACTGCCTGTATTTCTCGCTCCGGGCGAGCTTGAACGGCAAGATCGCCGAATGGTCGCAGAAATGATCCACTTTCATGGCCCTGTATTACTCATGTCAAAGCTTATAGCGTTCTCGTTTTACATAGTGTGTATATAGTCATACATCAAAATCATACAGGTGCTGTATCGGCAAGGTTGCCAGGTACTTACGGTATTCTTACCGATACCGTGTCGGGGGGGGGGTATTAGGTGGAAAGTACTTGAAGGTAGATGAGTAGAAAAACTGTACGTCGAAAATTAAAGAAAGGTTTGGTTTAAAGCTTCAGCAGCTGTGTGTACTTGAGTCAAAATCCCTCACTGCTGTGCTCAAAGGAATTGTCTATACACCGAAGTTAGATTTCTGATTGTTTAAAATACGATGCATACAGAATGGTACGGGGTCTGTTCAAGCCCCAAATAAATAAAGGTTTCTTTAAAcaaaacactcaaaaaaaacaacaacaacatgaaaagagactgttgaaaaaaatgaagtgCTCACATATTTAGATAAAAAggattaaatagaaaataatgcATCCAAAGGTGCCGCGGCTCTAGCTGACAACATCGCATAGAGAACCTGTAGCACGCTAATATACCGCCACGCTCTGGCCCGTTCCCCTGCATCACGTCTCTCATACTATGGTCTCGTCTGCCGTCTTTTTCAGCAGCTTGGTGGAGAGCAAGGAATGCTGGGTAGAGTGCGCACCCTTGGTGTCGGGAATGAGCAAGCGGACTTTCTGATTGGTTCGTCTCCACTCGGAGTACAACTGACAGTGGTAGCGGAATGAGACCTGCAAGACAGAGACGACATTTTGGTTTAAAGGCCAAATGTTGAAGGTGAAGTTTTGAACAAAACTTATATTTCACagcttaaataaaaactaagtgAATAATATCTTGATAATATAGAAGTGTAATAGAATAGTAATAATATGATCTATTATCTTGGCCTGAATATATTAAAATCAGCTAAATGAATggtactagggctgtcaaacaattaatcgcaaaaataaataaaacaagtttatttacataatatatgtctgtgtactgtgcataataattttgtatcttttttgtataaacaaatacacatacatgtatatttaggaaatataaatcattaaggaaatttaccaatcatttaaatgatatataaatgtttttctttataaatacaaaattaatatgcacagtacacagacacagacacatattatgtaaagtttacacaaacttttattctgttgGACAGCCCTTAAAGGTACTacaacaaaaattataaataaaactcCATAAattcaataatatttttatgaatattattataaaaatattatatatacatatttgatatatattatatataaaatatgatataataaaacattacattattgttaaaaaacaagTACTTTAATACTGTGGAAATTAGACTTCTTTGCATAATAGAAATAAGATTTCTAGGCATTTAAGGCAAAATATGCCTCTAATGTGTCGATCTTTTATTCAAATTGTTGTCATGGAATGTACAGTACCAAAGTCCAGAGGACGTATATGGTGAAGAGTGCGATGGTCAGGGCGATGAGGCCGACTGCCTCCAGGCGACTATTGAAGTGTAGGTGGTCCTGTGCACCCCGCAGACAAAGCCAGCCCGAGATGGCTGCCAGGGGCGTTATAAAAAGGAAGCACACCATGTCACAAAAGAGGGTCCGCTTCTCGTTCCGAGGGCCCGGATCCCTTAGCCACTGAAGAATAAAGCACCGTAGGTAACGTACAATccattaaaatagaaaatgcaGATTCGTAACGTATTTTTCCCAAAAAAGCATTGATCTCTGTTACCTCTGTAAGCGGCCGCGGCCGTCGCTCGATGGTAAACTCGGTGTGGCACAGTTCACAGTAGCTGGTGTTAGAAGAGGACAGCCACTTCTCCAAGCAGCTTTTGTGTACCGTGCCCAACGTTCCGGTGCAGTCGCACGGGGACAGAAGCCCCTCGCTGTTGCACATGTCCTGACCCTCATGGCAGATCCGACAAATCGGTCGATCACTTACAAAGAGAGAAGGAATACCTTAGACCACAATACCTTACCTTAGACCACAGCCATGTCTGATAATGATCTCAGAGATCATGTGATCATTAAATCGCACAATAAAAGCTATGAGCGTTAATACAAAAGCACCAATAGCAGAGCCAACCAGCTACtgctatgtttttattattggtTTAAATCCGTCTCAGAAACGAAACTGACAACAACGGGATCTGCTTACCTCTGCGTGCCGAGGGCTTTGATAACAGTAGACAGTAAACGTCCATCCTTGGCCGTGACCTGGGTGACATACTGAGCCCGACGGCTATCATCTTCCTCCACAGTTTTGGACAGGGCAGTGTTGCCAGTGCAGTCACACAGGGAGCCTGGGAGGTGGCAACACTCCCCTGTGGTCATTTTGGGGTCGTCCAGGAGGGCGGGGGGGGGATTTTAGGGAGCAGCCTCGCTCCCACACCTTATGTCAGATAGACCCTAGTACTGCTGAGAAAAACACAATGAATCAATGAATCAGTGGAGAATAGCATAAACGTTCAATAACTTGCTACATAATGTTTCGTATTAAAGGAAAgttaatccaaaaatgaaaattctgtttattttcttgCCTCGTCATTCTATACACGTATGACTGAGATGTCCTAAAAGATATCCTAGCTGCTCTGTTGTATACAATGAGAGTGAACGGGGACGGACAATGGAAAAAGTCCATATGACTTTATTATATGCATTATAAATCTTCTAAAGCCGCATGCTTTATTTGTGTGAGCGatacattaaaatgtaagtTAATTGAAAATATTCTCATCTAGCCCAGAGTTAAGACACATCACACCAGGCCTCACATCATTTTGGATGAAACATTCTtttaacataatatacatacacatgAGAAATAGGAGATAGGGATTCTGTcattttcaccctcatgtcattccagactCATCTATAACGCTTTCTTCCGAGAAACGCACAAGAAGATATATGGAGAaatgtcaatacaatggaagtcaatggggtccaatgatgtttggttaccagcattcttcaaaatatattcttttgtgttctgcagaagaaagaaagccatacagctttggaatgacattacggggataaatgatgaagaatgttcatttctagGTAGCTTTCCCTTCAAGTAAGGTTTTTTGATAGTCAAATGCCTTCTGTCATTGACTCTGTTTTTTAAGCCCTTATGTCACACATCTGTTGAAACTTGTAAACTATGAAATGACCCAATGATCAAAACATCATCCAAGAGCAACCAAAATACAACATTCACATCAGCATATTGATCTAGAATGGATTGTGAAGGCTATCACATAATCTCCAGCGCTGCCATTTAACATTAAATCCATCTAGACATTAAATAAAGTGTTAAAGTAACCACCACATTTAACCAGCTGATCGGAATGTATCAGATCTGATCTATCAAACTGTCGGACTCCTATCTAGGGTGGGCCTTTGGCACAACGTAAAACGTACATTTAAACCCATTTTCACTGATAAAGCGTTAATACGTCGCGTATTTATAACTATTAACGTAAAGCGAATTAATAACGATTCACTGTGTACGAAGACACATTCAGAGCTAAATGTGAATGAATATA from Triplophysa rosa linkage group LG25, Trosa_1v2, whole genome shotgun sequence includes these protein-coding regions:
- the marchf2 gene encoding E3 ubiquitin-protein ligase MARCHF2, with translation MTTGECCHLPGSLCDCTGNTALSKTVEEDDSRRAQYVTQVTAKDGRLLSTVIKALGTQSDRPICRICHEGQDMCNSEGLLSPCDCTGTLGTVHKSCLEKWLSSSNTSYCELCHTEFTIERRPRPLTEWLRDPGPRNEKRTLFCDMVCFLFITPLAAISGWLCLRGAQDHLHFNSRLEAVGLIALTIALFTIYVLWTLVSFRYHCQLYSEWRRTNQKVRLLIPDTKGAHSTQHSLLSTKLLKKTADETIV